The proteins below come from a single Fastidiosipila sanguinis genomic window:
- a CDS encoding IS3 family transposase (programmed frameshift), with the protein MAKHSFEFKKKVVLEYLDDKGGFTYLSKKYGLGSKTQLRSWINAYKMFGDEGLMRSRKKEKYSFEIKLSIVELYLSSEISYQDLAIQEGISNPSMICNWVSRFRAAGPDALKPRKKGRKRKLDKPKIDNKAQEAEERIVDTSAEHVKELEDELLKLRIENAFFKRTEETAFRGRGKNERTALVINSLRGEFKLKDLLSYTGMPKATYMYWQKRLDRENPDKEIEEKILEIRDNHKDYGYRRVTGELRNQGYYVNKKKVQRIMQKLVLQVTSFTRKSRKYSSYKGKVGTVAPNRIRRRFNTCIPHQKITTDTTEFKYYEINAKGQMTMRKLYLDPFMDMCNGEIISYGIDKKPSAKNVMDALEQAIAITSDCKFRRTFHSDQGWAYQMKAYSHRLKEERIFQSMSRKGNCHDNAVMENFFGLLKQEIYYGATYYSYDELKSEIERYIKYYNEQRIKEKLGWLSPVQYRLRLLAA; encoded by the exons ATGGCAAAACATAGTTTTGAATTCAAGAAGAAAGTTGTTTTAGAATATTTGGATGACAAGGGTGGTTTTACATATCTTTCTAAAAAATATGGACTTGGCTCTAAGACACAGTTACGCAGTTGGATTAATGCATATAAAATGTTTGGTGACGAAGGATTAATGCGTTCTCGTAAAAAAGAAAAATATTCTTTCGAAATTAAGCTTTCTATTGTAGAGTTATATCTATCAAGTGAGATTTCATATCAAGACTTGGCAATTCAAGAAGGTATAAGCAATCCAAGTATGATTTGTAACTGGGTCAGTCGCTTTCGTGCTGCCGGTCCTGATGCTTTGAAACCACGCAAGAAAGGTCGAAAAAGAAAATTGGATAAACCTAAGATAGATAATAAAGCTCAAGAAGCGGAAGAAAGAATAGTTGATACAAGTGCAGAACATGTTAAAGAATTAGAAGATGAACTGCTTAAGTTAAGAATCGAGAATGCCTTTT TTAAAAGAACTGAGGAGACTGCGTTTAGAGGACGAGGCAAAAATGAGAGAACGGCACTCGTCATCAACAGTCTCCGAGGAGAATTCAAACTAAAAGACCTTCTCTCTTATACAGGCATGCCTAAAGCAACATATATGTACTGGCAGAAAAGATTAGATAGAGAAAATCCTGACAAAGAAATCGAGGAAAAGATTCTTGAAATCAGAGATAATCACAAGGATTATGGTTATCGTCGAGTGACTGGAGAATTAAGAAATCAAGGATACTATGTAAACAAAAAGAAAGTACAACGTATAATGCAAAAACTTGTTTTGCAAGTCACTTCTTTCACTCGAAAAAGCCGGAAATACAGTTCATATAAAGGTAAAGTTGGAACGGTTGCTCCTAATCGCATAAGGAGACGATTTAATACATGTATACCACATCAGAAGATTACAACAGATACTACAGAATTTAAGTATTATGAGATTAATGCAAAAGGTCAAATGACAATGCGTAAGCTTTATCTGGATCCATTTATGGATATGTGTAATGGTGAAATTATAAGCTATGGAATTGACAAGAAACCTTCAGCCAAAAATGTCATGGATGCATTGGAACAGGCTATTGCAATAACATCAGATTGCAAATTCAGAAGAACTTTCCATTCGGATCAAGGCTGGGCTTACCAAATGAAAGCATACTCTCATCGTCTAAAGGAGGAAAGAATCTTCCAAAGCATGTCTCGTAAAGGCAACTGTCACGATAACGCTGTTATGGAGAATTTCTTTGGTTTGTTAAAACAAGAAATCTATTATGGTGCTACTTACTATAGCTATGATGAGTTAAAGTCAGAAATAGAACGATACATAAAGTATTATAATGAACAAAGAATTAAAGAAAAACTAGGATGGCTAAGTCCAGTGCAATACAGACTTAGACTCTTGGCTGCATAA
- a CDS encoding DUF4298 domain-containing protein → MNDELIKRIQKMDSILEKHTAALEKLNAALDEYEESNKEYQELSDYYSSQTWFDDYDAEAAGEIPEDMTRAVLSEDAVFNLIGEQLNTAIRMLETGTEAVKNG, encoded by the coding sequence ATGAATGATGAATTAATTAAAAGAATCCAAAAAATGGATAGTATTCTTGAAAAACACACAGCTGCTCTTGAAAAACTAAACGCAGCTCTTGACGAATATGAAGAAAGCAACAAAGAATATCAAGAGTTAAGTGATTATTATTCAAGTCAAACCTGGTTTGACGATTACGATGCAGAAGCTGCAGGTGAAATTCCTGAAGATATGACTAGAGCTGTATTAAGCGAAGATGCAGTATTTAATTTAATTGGAGAACAGTTAAATACCGCAATAAGAATGTTAGAGACTGGTACTGAAGCCGTTAAGAATGGTTAG
- a CDS encoding ArgE/DapE family deacylase — protein MDKYIKILEDLIKIESVNNYEELVANYILDLFKDYENVDTDTVVSYPGRNNIIVKLKGKSAAEDRKVFAFSGHLDVVAPGEGWTYGPFSAEVIDNRMYGRGTSDMKAGVAASLCAILDIIESGQEFPGEIWFLGTVGEEVGMQGALDLVEGGYLDGVDAIVIPEPTKRDNENQAIFASKGSIMYTISAKGKAAHSSMPELGINAIMTAVDYIDKVQRQFDEVTANPNYQNENLGSTINVFSMIEGGIQVNSVPDNVKLVGNTRTVPEFGSKESIKLFEDAISANNKDESKAKLSIEYDQVLDPAEAGKDNELIRSLIAAAPNKNVKVRPLVGTCELSRYIHISDDIQLVVYGPGLTKNAHIVDEYVEIDEYLDTIEIFKRLALNFLKTE, from the coding sequence ATGGATAAATATATTAAAATTCTGGAAGATTTAATAAAAATAGAATCTGTAAATAATTATGAAGAGCTAGTTGCTAATTACATCTTAGACTTATTTAAAGATTATGAAAATGTTGATACTGATACTGTAGTATCTTACCCAGGAAGAAATAATATTATTGTTAAACTTAAGGGCAAATCTGCTGCTGAAGATAGAAAAGTCTTCGCGTTTTCTGGGCATTTAGATGTAGTAGCTCCAGGTGAAGGTTGGACTTATGGGCCTTTCTCTGCTGAAGTAATCGATAATAGAATGTATGGCCGCGGCACTTCGGATATGAAAGCTGGTGTTGCAGCAAGTTTATGTGCAATTTTAGATATTATCGAGTCAGGTCAAGAATTCCCAGGTGAAATTTGGTTCTTAGGTACAGTTGGTGAAGAAGTAGGTATGCAAGGAGCTTTGGACCTTGTTGAAGGTGGTTACTTAGATGGAGTAGATGCTATTGTTATTCCTGAACCAACAAAAAGAGATAATGAGAATCAAGCAATTTTTGCTTCTAAAGGTTCCATCATGTATACAATTTCTGCTAAGGGTAAAGCAGCCCATTCATCAATGCCAGAGCTTGGTATAAATGCAATCATGACTGCAGTAGATTATATTGATAAAGTGCAACGGCAATTTGATGAAGTTACTGCTAATCCTAATTATCAAAATGAAAATTTAGGATCAACGATAAATGTGTTTTCTATGATTGAAGGAGGAATTCAGGTTAATTCAGTTCCTGACAACGTTAAGCTAGTAGGAAATACCCGTACAGTTCCTGAATTTGGGTCCAAAGAATCCATTAAACTTTTCGAAGATGCAATTTCAGCTAACAATAAAGATGAAAGTAAGGCCAAATTAAGCATTGAGTACGATCAGGTCTTGGATCCTGCTGAGGCTGGAAAAGACAACGAACTAATTCGTTCATTGATAGCAGCTGCTCCAAATAAAAATGTTAAAGTGAGACCTCTGGTTGGAACATGTGAGTTATCAAGATATATACATATTTCAGATGATATTCAATTAGTAGTTTACGGTCCAGGTCTTACAAAAAATGCCCATATTGTCGATGAATATGTTGAAATAGATGAATATTTAGATACGATAGAAATATTCAAACGTTTAGCATTGAATTTCTTGAAGACTGAATAA
- a CDS encoding ABC transporter permease, producing the protein MSKNKDQSEVKTKKGKKWKSTDLELVILGLPTFIYFFLFMYLPLPGLLLAFKNYRPKPGHNFFYSLFTSKSAGFKNFEVLFRTPDAPKMIFNTLFYNIIGIILGAILPVAIAMMLSELRSKKVMKTTQTMMFLPHFLSWVVVSNIVYAFLAPNRGYINNVLLANSSKQIDWYNTPQYWRFILIFMNQWKSIGYTSIIYMSAITSIDNSLYEAAMIDGATKFQQARFITIPHLRRTISVMLIMSIGSIFTTGLDLYYLVPRQAFPLYDTYITVDVYVYNSATKAGNLPQGSAVGFLQSVIGFFMVVAANLVIKKVDPESSLF; encoded by the coding sequence ATGTCAAAGAACAAAGATCAGTCTGAAGTAAAGACAAAAAAAGGTAAAAAGTGGAAATCAACTGATTTAGAGTTGGTTATATTAGGGTTACCTACCTTTATATACTTTTTCCTTTTTATGTATTTACCTTTACCAGGTTTACTATTAGCATTTAAAAACTATAGACCTAAGCCAGGTCATAACTTTTTTTATAGCTTATTTACATCAAAGTCGGCAGGTTTTAAGAATTTTGAAGTATTGTTTAGAACGCCAGATGCTCCAAAAATGATTTTTAATACTCTATTCTATAATATTATTGGAATAATCTTAGGAGCAATTTTACCTGTAGCTATAGCAATGATGCTTTCAGAACTCCGTAGCAAAAAAGTAATGAAAACTACTCAAACTATGATGTTCCTTCCACATTTCTTATCTTGGGTTGTTGTAAGTAACATTGTGTATGCATTTCTTGCACCTAATAGAGGTTATATAAATAATGTGTTGCTTGCAAATTCAAGTAAGCAAATAGATTGGTATAACACTCCACAGTATTGGAGGTTTATATTAATCTTTATGAATCAGTGGAAAAGTATAGGATATACATCGATTATATATATGTCAGCTATCACAAGTATTGATAACTCATTATATGAAGCTGCTATGATAGATGGTGCAACAAAGTTCCAGCAAGCTAGATTTATAACTATTCCACACTTGAGAAGAACTATTTCCGTAATGCTGATTATGAGCATTGGAAGTATTTTTACTACAGGACTAGACTTATACTATTTAGTTCCAAGACAAGCTTTCCCACTTTACGACACCTATATTACAGTTGATGTGTATGTTTATAATTCTGCGACGAAAGCAGGTAATTTACCTCAAGGTTCTGCAGTGGGATTCTTACAGTCTGTAATAGGATTCTTCATGGTAGTGGCAGCGAACCTTGTAATTAAGAAAGTGGACCCTGAGTCATCACTGTTCTAG
- a CDS encoding carbohydrate ABC transporter permease: MNKTKKGLRSGLEKYNNISITTNIIFSLIAIVFALLCLLPVILAMSISFTSEANLNINGYQFIPEDFSLEAYKIIFGIQSGIPRALLVSVVTTFLGTALGIFLNSTYAYLLTQKKFKFQRFALIYILIPMLFSGGLIPSYMINKGFLKLGDTWTVLIVLGAVSSFNIIIIKTFFEGQLGDSILEQADIDGAGHFRKYFQIVLPLSKPVLATIAIFLAFGYWNSWMTASLYIENRPDLKPLQAILMEIEGTISFLKSPEGQKSLSNMGADIVNIPSDPIRMALVVIIVVPIALVYPFFQRYFTSGLMIGAIKG; the protein is encoded by the coding sequence ATGAATAAAACAAAAAAAGGTTTAAGATCAGGATTAGAAAAATATAACAACATTAGCATTACTACGAATATTATTTTCTCATTGATAGCTATAGTATTCGCGCTTCTGTGTTTATTACCAGTAATACTTGCAATGAGTATTTCATTTACTTCTGAAGCAAATTTAAATATTAACGGTTATCAATTTATACCGGAAGATTTTTCTCTAGAAGCATATAAAATTATATTTGGTATTCAAAGTGGTATTCCAAGAGCTTTACTTGTATCAGTTGTAACAACTTTTCTAGGTACAGCTTTAGGAATTTTCTTGAACTCAACTTATGCATATCTTCTTACACAAAAGAAATTTAAATTTCAAAGGTTTGCCTTAATTTATATTTTAATACCTATGCTTTTTAGTGGTGGTTTGATCCCATCCTACATGATTAACAAGGGATTCTTAAAACTAGGAGATACATGGACAGTTCTTATAGTATTAGGAGCAGTCTCCTCATTCAATATAATAATTATTAAGACATTTTTCGAAGGTCAGTTAGGAGATTCTATATTAGAGCAAGCAGATATTGATGGTGCAGGACACTTTAGAAAATATTTTCAAATTGTCCTGCCCTTGTCAAAACCAGTGTTAGCTACAATTGCAATTTTTCTCGCCTTTGGATATTGGAATAGTTGGATGACTGCTTCATTATATATCGAAAATCGACCAGATTTGAAACCTTTACAAGCTATTTTAATGGAAATTGAAGGTACTATTAGTTTTTTAAAATCTCCAGAGGGGCAAAAATCACTTTCAAATATGGGAGCTGATATAGTTAATATTCCAAGTGACCCGATAAGAATGGCTTTAGTTGTAATAATTGTTGTTCCTATTGCTCTAGTATATCCATTTTTCCAGAGATACTTTACTAGTGGTTTAATGATAGGTGCAATTAAAGGTTAA
- a CDS encoding ABC transporter substrate-binding protein, which translates to MSKFKKTTTLALSLLLMLNAVACSNTNNDKQEITTSTEKVKVDPDNNIFSADLDDYKGSGETLSMYTVGGAPDDHDKVFEEVNKYLKEHLNVNINLTYFSWGEYGTNMNTKINGGEYYDMTWGPDLVGVTDFARNGLFYDVSQLLPAAPNLKALIPETVWGGVTLGDGNIFGIPTYKDSSATQYWVYDKAYLEKSGLGEKSVKDVKTLQDLDPIVKQMKEKNPDTNPMLMTSSGVQYLNYDYENIAGPVAVKFGSTDVLNLYAEQEIQDRFRILHKWYKDEIINQEFVEFGELDNSQLHIWSSQGYPGVETQWEREHQSPIVTVPRLGPMYTTTTIQGSYWVINAASKYPVDAIKVLERINVDPYLRNLLAYGIEGEHYDFVDKENNIIIKTDEGKYGPAIYQQGQFMNLYTVAPQVTETNAKDYPELKIGDPIMELANLGQWQDVHEINKTADVSKLLGFMFDPSNVETEVSALNNVTSKYFEPLHTGEGDPEEILPKMLQEMDQIGIDKVIEEAQKQIDEFLAKK; encoded by the coding sequence ATGTCGAAATTCAAAAAAACTACAACGTTAGCTTTATCATTATTGTTAATGCTGAATGCTGTTGCTTGCTCTAATACTAATAATGACAAGCAAGAAATAACAACAAGTACAGAGAAAGTAAAAGTTGATCCGGACAATAATATTTTTTCTGCTGACCTAGATGATTACAAAGGTAGTGGAGAAACACTTTCAATGTATACAGTTGGTGGTGCCCCGGATGACCATGATAAAGTCTTTGAAGAAGTTAATAAGTATTTGAAAGAGCATCTCAATGTAAATATTAATCTTACATACTTCTCATGGGGTGAATATGGAACCAACATGAATACAAAAATTAATGGTGGTGAGTATTATGATATGACATGGGGACCAGACTTAGTAGGTGTTACTGATTTCGCTAGAAATGGTTTATTTTATGATGTATCTCAACTTCTACCAGCAGCACCTAATCTAAAAGCTTTAATACCTGAAACGGTTTGGGGAGGAGTAACTCTAGGTGATGGAAATATATTTGGTATACCAACATATAAAGATTCATCAGCTACTCAATATTGGGTATATGACAAAGCTTATTTAGAGAAATCTGGGTTAGGTGAAAAGAGTGTTAAAGATGTTAAGACATTACAAGATCTTGACCCTATAGTTAAGCAGATGAAAGAAAAAAATCCTGATACGAATCCAATGCTTATGACAAGCTCAGGTGTTCAATATTTGAATTATGATTATGAAAATATAGCTGGACCAGTAGCTGTTAAATTTGGCTCAACCGACGTCTTAAATCTATATGCTGAACAAGAGATCCAAGATAGATTCAGGATATTACATAAATGGTATAAAGATGAGATAATTAATCAAGAATTTGTAGAATTTGGTGAATTGGATAACTCTCAATTACACATTTGGTCATCCCAAGGTTATCCAGGTGTAGAAACACAATGGGAAAGAGAACATCAATCTCCAATAGTTACAGTACCAAGATTAGGACCTATGTACACAACCACAACAATTCAAGGTTCTTACTGGGTAATAAATGCTGCAAGTAAATATCCTGTGGATGCTATTAAAGTATTGGAGCGCATTAATGTAGATCCTTATTTGAGAAATCTATTAGCTTATGGTATCGAGGGAGAACATTACGATTTTGTGGATAAAGAAAATAATATAATAATCAAGACTGATGAAGGTAAGTATGGACCAGCTATATATCAACAAGGTCAATTTATGAACCTATACACAGTTGCGCCACAAGTAACAGAAACAAATGCAAAAGATTATCCAGAGTTGAAAATTGGCGATCCTATAATGGAGCTTGCTAACCTAGGACAATGGCAAGACGTTCACGAAATTAACAAAACAGCTGATGTTTCTAAGTTGTTAGGGTTTATGTTTGATCCAAGCAATGTAGAGACTGAAGTATCAGCTTTGAATAATGTCACATCGAAATATTTTGAACCATTGCATACAGGTGAAGGTGATCCAGAGGAAATATTACCAAAAATGTTACAAGAGATGGATCAAATTGGAATTGATAAAGTTATTGAAGAAGCCCAAAAGCAAATTGATGAATTCCTTGCAAAAAAATAA
- a CDS encoding MFS transporter produces the protein MTNKNEQGRFHYAWVILIVATLVLGVYVPIVNSLSNTWQLAVTSDLGFSRTKFSFNTTITQAVGIFLGPVVSYFLTKYDFKRIWRITALIFAGAVFGYSMSQNEYHFYVLAFFVGFAYITTAQIPMMMLINNWFNEKRGLATSIAVSGISAGGAILSPMISALIKNFGWRSSYRIYSIIILVIAVLAGYFLIYLKPENLGLKPYGYIPDDINEDNNEDTNEASKEMHADKANELAAQAEIETEVSKEKMKSLNVGLSISASLTTVFFISLLLGSAMNGLANGATLQFPPALQDAAGVGTAGTVVSLYLLLGVFGKLLIGRLADKYGIYTALALSSAALALSFVCMLFADKTWGAWAVAVVFGFGLAIGTVIPPLITSSIFDKNMYGEAYGFVQSAMQVGAAFGPLLVSVIYDYSGAYAWAWIINIIFSILTGVLWILAHKQAKPYANKVEK, from the coding sequence ATGACAAACAAAAACGAACAAGGAAGATTCCACTATGCGTGGGTAATATTGATTGTTGCGACATTGGTATTAGGTGTATATGTACCAATAGTTAATTCTCTATCAAATACTTGGCAGCTTGCAGTCACAAGCGATTTAGGGTTTTCTAGAACTAAATTTTCTTTTAATACTACAATCACTCAAGCCGTTGGGATTTTCTTGGGTCCGGTTGTTTCCTATTTTCTGACGAAGTATGATTTTAAACGTATTTGGAGAATTACAGCCTTAATATTTGCTGGTGCTGTATTTGGATATTCCATGTCTCAGAACGAATACCATTTTTATGTATTGGCATTTTTTGTAGGTTTTGCTTATATAACTACAGCACAGATTCCTATGATGATGCTGATAAATAATTGGTTTAATGAGAAAAGAGGACTTGCAACTTCTATAGCGGTGTCCGGTATTTCCGCAGGTGGTGCAATTCTAAGTCCAATGATTAGTGCATTAATCAAAAATTTTGGCTGGAGAAGTTCATATCGCATATATTCTATAATAATTTTAGTAATTGCAGTTCTCGCAGGCTATTTCCTTATATATCTTAAGCCTGAGAATTTAGGTCTTAAACCGTATGGTTATATACCTGATGACATTAATGAGGATAATAATGAAGATACTAATGAAGCTTCTAAAGAAATGCATGCTGATAAAGCTAATGAACTTGCAGCTCAAGCGGAAATTGAAACTGAAGTAAGTAAAGAGAAAATGAAGTCGCTAAATGTCGGACTATCAATATCTGCATCATTAACAACTGTTTTCTTTATATCCCTATTATTAGGATCTGCTATGAACGGTTTAGCAAATGGTGCAACTTTACAATTCCCACCAGCATTACAAGATGCAGCTGGTGTAGGTACTGCAGGTACGGTTGTTTCATTATACTTGCTTTTGGGTGTATTTGGTAAACTGCTAATTGGTAGACTAGCAGATAAATATGGTATTTATACAGCACTTGCATTGAGTTCAGCTGCCCTAGCGCTTAGTTTTGTATGTATGTTATTTGCGGATAAAACTTGGGGAGCCTGGGCTGTTGCTGTTGTTTTTGGTTTTGGTTTAGCTATAGGGACAGTAATTCCACCTTTAATAACTTCGTCAATTTTTGATAAAAATATGTATGGTGAAGCTTATGGTTTCGTACAGTCTGCTATGCAGGTTGGTGCAGCTTTTGGTCCTTTGTTAGTTTCTGTAATTTATGATTATAGTGGTGCTTACGCCTGGGCGTGGATAATTAATATTATTTTTAGCATTTTAACAGGAGTATTATGGATATTAGCACACAAACAAGCAAAGCCTTATGCTAATAAAGTTGAGAAGTAG